The stretch of DNA AGAAGTGAAAGAGGTTGTTGCTGTTGACTGAACTTTTTTCACACACATTATAACCAATGAGAAAGAAGGTACTTGTAGGAATGAGTGGTGGTGTTGATTCTTCTGTGTCTGCACTTCTACTGAAAGAAGAAGGATATGATGTTAGTGGTGTGTTTATGAAGGTCTGGGATGAAAAGTATAAAGGGTTCATTTCAGGACATTCCTGTTTTTCCCCTGACAGAAAAGATACTGAAGATGTAAAAAGTGTTGCAGAGATGCTGGGTATAAAACTTTATATCGTTGACCTTGTAAAGGAATTTTCTAATGCGGTTCTGGACTACTTTAAGAAAGAGTATATCAAAGGAAGGACGCCCAATCCCTGTGTGGTATGCAACAGATATATAAAATTCGGGATTCTAATTGAAAAAATGAGAGAGATGGATAGTTTTGACTTTTTTGCCACAGGGCACTATGCGAATGTGGGGTATAACAGAAGAAAAGGAAGATACATTCTTAAAAAAGGGATGGATAAAAATAAGGACCAGAGTTATTTTCTTTTTTTACTTACGCAGACACAACTTTCAAATGTAATGTTTCCACTGGGAAAATATACAAAGACAGAGGTAAGAAGTATAGCAGAAAGGTATAAACTGCCTGTAAGTGATAAAGAAGAGAGCCAGGACTTTATAGATGGAGATATAAAAAAATTTTTTTCAGGTAAGGAAAAACAGGGGGATATTTTAGATATAGAAGGGAATGTTATAGGAAGACATAAAGGGATTGTCTTTTATACTGTTGGACAGAGGAAAGGGATGGGAATTGCTAAGGGAATCCCCCTTTATGTTATAGAGATAGACACAAAACATAACAGAATTGTAGTGGGAGACAAAAGAAAGGTTTATAAAAGTGAATTCCTTGTGGAAAAACCTAACTGGGTATCTATTGAAGGGATAAAAGAGCCACTCAAAGCATATGTGAGAATAAGGTACAAACATACAGAATCACCTGCTACCATATATCCGCCTGACAGGTATAATTATTCAAAGGTGGTTTTTGATAAACCTCAGTGGGCTATTACACCCGGACAGGCAGCAGTTTTTTATGAAGGAGATGTTCTTTTAGGAGGGGGATTTATCACAACTGTTTATAGATAGAGGGCTTTTGTGGTAAAATACATTACTGTTATTTGAGATGTAAAAAGGAGGTTCCTATGATTAATATGGAATCCAAACTCCTTAATGTAATGGAAAAAGGACCATCTCAGAAGTTTGTTACAACAATGTTAAGTGTTGGTTTACGGAGTCCGCTGACGAGGAAGTATCTTATAGATGCTCTGGAGAGGGCTACTTATAAACTGTCCTTTAAATCTCTGGATAGACCCGATAAAGTAAAGGAAGAAAGGTATTATATGGGGAGTGCCCTTCTCCGTTCCATTGAGAGAGCGTTTGAGTCAAAGGCAATATCTCCAAGGTGTATGAGAGCACTTGCAGACATATTAATCAGCAAGGTAATGGTGGAGGGGGTATATGTAAGGCATACATTTGAAGAAAAGCATGGGTTCAGACCACCTTCCTTTGTAACTATTTCTCCTACCAATGTATGTAATCTGAAATGTAAGGGTTGTTATGCGGGAGAGATATATCAGAGGCATACCTTAAGGTATGATGTTTTTGATAGAGTAATAAGAGAGATAAAGGACCAGTTTGGTGCATACTTTTTTGTCATTTCAGGTGGAGAGCCGTTTGCGTACAGGGAAAGTGGAAAGACACTATTTGATATATTAGAGACACACTCTGACTGTTATTTCATGGCTTATACCAATGCAACACTCATAACAAAAGATGTGGCAAAACGGCTCGGGGAGTTAGGAAACTTTACTCCTGCTATATCTATTGAGGGATTTGAAAAAGAAACAGATGATAGAAGAGGAGAAGGAACTTTCAAAAGGATTACGGATGCAATGGATAATTTGAAGGAATATGGAGTGCCCTTTGGTATATCAGCAACACCAACGAGATACAATGCAGAACTTCTACTTTCTGATGAGTTTCTGGATTTTTATTTTAATAAAAAGGGTGCTATGTATGGATGGTACTTTCAGTATATGCCTATAGGAAGAAAGCCAAACTTTGAACTTATGGTAACTCCTGAACAGAGGTATAAGATGCTTGAA from bacterium encodes:
- the mnmA gene encoding tRNA 2-thiouridine(34) synthase MnmA, whose protein sequence is MRKKVLVGMSGGVDSSVSALLLKEEGYDVSGVFMKVWDEKYKGFISGHSCFSPDRKDTEDVKSVAEMLGIKLYIVDLVKEFSNAVLDYFKKEYIKGRTPNPCVVCNRYIKFGILIEKMREMDSFDFFATGHYANVGYNRRKGRYILKKGMDKNKDQSYFLFLLTQTQLSNVMFPLGKYTKTEVRSIAERYKLPVSDKEESQDFIDGDIKKFFSGKEKQGDILDIEGNVIGRHKGIVFYTVGQRKGMGIAKGIPLYVIEIDTKHNRIVVGDKRKVYKSEFLVEKPNWVSIEGIKEPLKAYVRIRYKHTESPATIYPPDRYNYSKVVFDKPQWAITPGQAAVFYEGDVLLGGGFITTVYR
- a CDS encoding radical SAM protein; this translates as MINMESKLLNVMEKGPSQKFVTTMLSVGLRSPLTRKYLIDALERATYKLSFKSLDRPDKVKEERYYMGSALLRSIERAFESKAISPRCMRALADILISKVMVEGVYVRHTFEEKHGFRPPSFVTISPTNVCNLKCKGCYAGEIYQRHTLRYDVFDRVIREIKDQFGAYFFVISGGEPFAYRESGKTLFDILETHSDCYFMAYTNATLITKDVAKRLGELGNFTPAISIEGFEKETDDRRGEGTFKRITDAMDNLKEYGVPFGISATPTRYNAELLLSDEFLDFYFNKKGAMYGWYFQYMPIGRKPNFELMVTPEQRYKMLERIWSVVKEKKIFIGDFWNSGTASDGCMAAARGGGYFYIMWDGTITPCVFIPFKDKEYGNLYTLYEKGKTITDAIKSPLFARLRAWQDNYWLKQPKHKCGNLLTPCAIRDNSEDFYRIVRETEALPTDPGAEDYLKMIEEGKMPEYNRHYRRYTDPLWEKEYLGDYKAEEPDLFTQGN